In Flavobacterium endoglycinae, one DNA window encodes the following:
- the lepA gene encoding translation elongation factor 4, with the protein MKKIRNFCIIAHIDHGKSTLADRLLSATQTVSAREEKAQLLDNMDLERERGITIKSHAIQMEYTYKGEEYILNLIDTPGHVDFSYEVSRSIAACEGALLIVDAAQSIQAQTISNLYLALENDLEIIPVLNKVDLPSANPEEVSDDIIDLLGCKLEDIIHASGKTGFGVENILAAIIEKIPAPKGDPEEPLQALIFDSVYNPFRGIEVIFRVVNGEIKKGQKIKFMATDNEYFADEIGTLKLNQVPKNLVSAGDVGYLISGIKEAREVKVGDTITDAKVPTTNMITGFEDVKPMVFAGIYPVDTEDYEDLRASMEKLQLNDASLVFTAESSAALGFGFRCGFLGMLHMEIIQERLEREFDMTVITTVPNVSYFAYTKKDPETAIVVNNPSDLPEPSKLDRVEEPFIKATIITKADYVGNVMSLCIEKRGLITNQTYLTTERVELNFDMPLAEIVFDFYDRLKTVSKGYASFDYSPIGMRTSKLVKLDVLLNAQSVDALSALIHEDNAYNIGKKMCEKLRELIPRQQFDIPIQAAIGAKIIARETIKALRKDVTAKCYGGDISRKRKLLEKQKKGKKRMRQVGNVEIPQEAFMAVLKLND; encoded by the coding sequence ATGAAGAAGATACGTAATTTTTGCATTATTGCACACATTGACCACGGTAAAAGTACATTGGCTGACCGATTACTAAGTGCCACTCAAACCGTTTCTGCCCGTGAGGAAAAAGCACAGCTGCTGGACAACATGGACTTAGAACGTGAGCGTGGTATTACTATTAAAAGTCACGCCATTCAGATGGAATACACTTATAAAGGTGAAGAATACATCTTGAATTTGATTGATACTCCCGGTCACGTGGATTTCTCGTACGAAGTTTCAAGATCTATCGCAGCCTGCGAAGGAGCACTTTTAATTGTAGATGCGGCTCAAAGTATTCAGGCGCAGACTATTTCTAATTTATATCTTGCTTTAGAGAATGATTTAGAAATTATCCCTGTTTTAAATAAAGTAGATTTACCAAGTGCAAATCCTGAAGAAGTAAGCGATGATATTATCGATTTATTGGGATGTAAATTAGAAGATATTATTCATGCCTCTGGAAAAACAGGTTTTGGTGTTGAAAATATTTTAGCAGCTATTATTGAAAAAATCCCAGCTCCAAAAGGAGATCCAGAAGAGCCATTACAGGCGCTAATTTTTGACTCGGTTTATAACCCATTCCGTGGAATTGAGGTAATATTCAGAGTGGTAAACGGTGAGATTAAAAAAGGTCAGAAAATTAAATTCATGGCTACGGACAATGAATATTTTGCTGATGAAATTGGAACCTTAAAACTAAATCAAGTTCCTAAAAATCTGGTTTCGGCTGGAGATGTTGGTTATTTGATTTCTGGTATTAAAGAAGCCCGTGAGGTAAAAGTGGGTGATACTATTACAGATGCAAAAGTTCCGACAACGAATATGATTACTGGTTTTGAGGATGTAAAACCAATGGTATTCGCCGGAATTTATCCAGTTGATACAGAAGATTATGAAGACCTTAGAGCTTCTATGGAAAAACTGCAGCTAAACGATGCTTCTTTAGTATTTACTGCTGAAAGTTCTGCCGCTTTAGGTTTTGGTTTCCGATGCGGATTCTTAGGAATGCTTCACATGGAAATCATTCAGGAACGTTTAGAACGTGAGTTCGACATGACTGTAATTACAACAGTTCCTAACGTTTCGTATTTTGCTTACACGAAAAAAGATCCAGAAACGGCGATCGTGGTAAACAATCCTTCTGATTTACCAGAACCTTCAAAATTAGATCGTGTTGAAGAGCCATTTATTAAAGCAACCATCATTACAAAAGCTGATTACGTAGGAAACGTAATGAGTTTGTGTATCGAAAAACGTGGTTTAATTACCAACCAAACCTATTTAACAACAGAGCGTGTTGAGCTGAATTTCGACATGCCGCTTGCAGAAATTGTATTTGATTTTTACGATCGTTTAAAAACTGTTTCTAAAGGGTATGCTTCTTTTGATTACTCTCCTATTGGAATGAGAACTTCAAAACTAGTAAAACTGGATGTTCTATTAAATGCACAGTCTGTTGATGCGCTTTCGGCTTTGATTCACGAAGACAATGCGTATAACATTGGTAAAAAGATGTGCGAGAAATTACGCGAATTGATTCCAAGACAGCAATTTGATATTCCAATTCAAGCTGCGATTGGTGCAAAAATCATTGCTCGTGAAACGATCAAAGCACTTCGTAAAGACGTTACCGCAAAATGTTATGGTGGAGATATTTCGCGTAAGCGTAAACTTCTTGAAAAACAGAAAAAAGGTAAAAAACGTATGAGACAAGTAGGAAACGTTGAAATTCCTCAAGAAGCGTTTATGGCTGTTTTGAAATTAAATGACTAA
- a CDS encoding NUDIX hydrolase, whose translation MKASSKKTSKTNECISENTVTPEIDGISIDCVIFGFKKESLEVLLVQHAGGESEGSWGLLGGWLKREESADDAAQRILYELTSLDNIYLEQLKAFTNPKRVLDRRVVTIGYYTLVNQEDYDVKASLAVREAKWCRINEIPNLIFDHNEILEFSLMQLRNRVRQAPIGFNLLPEKFTLLQLMHLYEEILGIELDKSNFRRKILHMKLLVALDEKQQDVSHRAAKLFKFDPEIYKKLTEKGFNFEF comes from the coding sequence ATGAAAGCATCATCTAAAAAAACTTCAAAAACAAACGAATGCATTTCCGAAAATACTGTAACACCAGAAATTGACGGTATTTCGATTGACTGTGTCATTTTTGGTTTTAAAAAAGAAAGTCTTGAAGTTCTTTTAGTACAACATGCCGGCGGAGAAAGTGAAGGAAGCTGGGGTTTATTGGGTGGCTGGCTTAAAAGAGAAGAAAGTGCCGATGATGCTGCACAGCGAATTCTATACGAACTTACCAGTCTTGATAATATTTACCTCGAACAACTTAAAGCGTTTACCAATCCAAAACGTGTACTCGATCGTCGTGTTGTTACTATTGGTTATTATACCTTAGTAAATCAGGAAGATTACGATGTAAAAGCAAGTCTCGCAGTTCGAGAAGCCAAATGGTGCCGAATTAACGAAATCCCAAACCTGATTTTTGACCATAATGAGATTTTAGAATTCAGTTTGATGCAGCTTCGAAACCGAGTTCGTCAAGCTCCGATTGGTTTTAATCTTCTTCCTGAAAAATTTACGTTGTTACAGCTTATGCATTTGTATGAAGAAATCCTTGGTATTGAATTAGATAAATCGAATTTCCGACGAAAAATTCTGCACATGAAATTACTTGTGGCCTTAGACGAAAAACAACAGGATGTTTCGCACCGTGCCGCAAAACTCTTCAAATTTGATCCTGAAATCTATAAAAAATTAACAGAAAAAGGATTTAATTTCGAATTTTAA
- a CDS encoding NUDIX hydrolase produces MEKKVDAESVSKNEQNAMNAITIDCVIFGFDEGSLEVLLVQHAEGISKGKWGLPGGWIYKKESTDDAAHRLLNELTGLDNIYLEQLKAFGDPDRFPLRRVITIGYYALVKREDYNIKAGFTAADAKWYKINSIPDLIYDHNEILAYSLKNLRSRVRQAPIGFNLLPEKFTLLQLMHLYEEILGVEMDKSNFRRKILHMKLLVALDEKQQDVSHRAAKLYKFDPDIYKKLTEKGFNFEF; encoded by the coding sequence ATGGAGAAAAAAGTAGATGCCGAATCTGTTTCAAAAAATGAACAAAATGCAATGAACGCAATCACAATTGACTGTGTAATATTTGGTTTTGATGAAGGAAGTCTGGAAGTACTTTTGGTGCAGCATGCAGAAGGAATTAGCAAAGGAAAATGGGGGCTTCCTGGAGGATGGATTTACAAAAAGGAAAGTACTGACGATGCTGCTCATCGTTTATTGAATGAACTTACCGGACTTGATAATATTTATCTGGAACAGCTTAAAGCTTTTGGCGATCCAGATCGTTTCCCATTGCGCCGTGTTATTACAATAGGATATTACGCTCTTGTCAAAAGAGAAGATTATAATATTAAAGCGGGTTTTACAGCCGCCGATGCAAAATGGTATAAAATCAACAGTATTCCTGATTTGATTTATGACCACAACGAAATTCTGGCGTATAGCTTGAAAAATCTCCGCAGCAGAGTCCGTCAGGCACCTATTGGTTTTAATCTTCTGCCAGAAAAATTTACGTTATTGCAGCTCATGCATTTGTATGAAGAAATTCTGGGTGTTGAAATGGACAAATCGAATTTCCGACGAAAAATTCTGCACATGAAGTTACTGGTAGCTTTAGACGAAAAACAGCAGGATGTTTCACATAGAGCCGCAAAACTCTATAAGTTTGATCCTGACATCTACAAAAAACTAACCGAAAAAGGGTTTAATTTCGAATTTTAA
- a CDS encoding SusC/RagA family TonB-linked outer membrane protein, whose protein sequence is MKSKYCIKTLLPFCTALFFSLFMIQSGFAQAQSQSVSGTVTSAVDGMGVPGATVAVEGSKNGAATDFDGNYKIEAKTGDVLVFTFIGFKTQRVTVGTQKTINVTLQEETAELKEIVVIGYGTQKKKVNTAATSLVSGKDIQQVASLDVVNALQGQASGVSVTSSSGQPGANMVVNIRGAGTAGNSDPLYVVDGVVVDNGIGYLDPSIIERVDVLKDASAASIYGARAANGVILVTTKKGKDGKMNVSFNSYTGFQQVAKKLDLMNTQEYTTIMNEARVNSGYTPLYTKAQIAAFPNHDWQDDLFNEGAIKQNHSLLISGGDKKSTIATGLSYYGQEGMIGGVANQSQYDRVTFSVNSTSEVIENHLKIGENFTFANTKSSGIADDGIYSNGIRSFLNAAPIDAAYDANGDFAHSVISADISNPVGSLYYNNFNQTKNNRYVGNIFAELKFLKDFTYRTSFGVDMTDSNYRSFRPVYSLSSNDNNTVSSVTQSATKSMGWIFENTLQYKVTIANSHNIDVLVGTSAKKNTADYMEGQGRNLIFDDFKHAYLDNAKDPTSNVVKGNRRDYAIQSYFGRLLYDYNNKYLFSATIRRDGSSEFGPDNKYAIFPSFSAGWNLDKEAFFTENKVLNTFKLRASWGQNGNDQFARRFAYMSTVNSTDKTYHFGTGDETLLVGSSPDQLANRDLKWETSEQLDLGFDATLFTNFTLTFDYYDKKTKDWLVLASIPAYAGATAPYINGGDVSNKGFEIGLGYRTHFGKDWNFGINANLSRNQNKVLRIANNEGIIHGESNVLFQGLDEMNRVEVGKPMGYFYGLKTDGIFQNAAEVAAGVQPNAQPGDVRFVDLNGDGKIDANDKTQVGNPNPDINYGVNLELSYKAFDLSINTYGIAGGQNVFGIHDYTRAYTNNTTDVLNRWTSEGTSNRIPRVTYGTDANGNYTKFSDLYIQNSDFFRIKNATIGCDLTKLTNKLSFFTKFRLYVAGNNIYTFTKYKGMDPEIGFGNVNQSWAKGIDVGYYPQPRTYMMGLNVNF, encoded by the coding sequence ATGAAAAGCAAATATTGTATTAAAACACTGCTTCCGTTTTGCACGGCTTTGTTTTTTAGCTTATTTATGATACAGTCGGGTTTTGCACAGGCACAATCCCAATCTGTAAGTGGAACTGTAACATCGGCTGTTGACGGAATGGGCGTTCCAGGAGCTACTGTTGCAGTAGAAGGATCAAAAAACGGTGCCGCAACCGATTTTGATGGAAATTATAAAATAGAAGCCAAAACCGGCGACGTGCTTGTGTTTACTTTTATTGGATTTAAAACACAGAGAGTAACTGTAGGAACTCAAAAAACAATCAATGTTACTTTACAAGAAGAAACCGCAGAACTTAAAGAAATTGTAGTAATTGGATATGGAACTCAGAAGAAAAAGGTAAATACAGCTGCCACTTCATTAGTATCTGGAAAAGATATCCAGCAGGTTGCCAGCCTTGATGTTGTCAATGCTTTACAAGGTCAGGCTTCAGGGGTTTCTGTAACTTCTTCTTCAGGACAGCCGGGTGCTAATATGGTGGTAAACATTCGTGGTGCCGGTACAGCAGGAAACAGCGATCCCTTGTATGTAGTCGATGGAGTTGTGGTTGATAACGGTATCGGATATCTTGATCCTTCGATTATTGAAAGGGTTGACGTTTTAAAAGATGCTTCGGCGGCTTCTATTTACGGTGCGAGAGCGGCAAACGGAGTTATTTTGGTAACAACCAAAAAAGGAAAAGACGGAAAAATGAATGTTTCTTTTAATTCCTATACAGGTTTTCAGCAAGTTGCTAAAAAACTGGATTTAATGAATACGCAGGAATATACAACTATTATGAACGAAGCCCGCGTTAATTCAGGATATACTCCATTATATACGAAAGCGCAAATTGCTGCATTTCCTAACCACGACTGGCAGGACGATTTGTTTAATGAAGGTGCGATCAAACAAAATCACTCTCTTTTAATTTCTGGCGGTGATAAAAAATCAACCATTGCAACTGGATTATCGTACTACGGACAAGAAGGTATGATTGGCGGTGTGGCCAATCAATCACAATACGATCGTGTTACTTTTAGTGTGAACTCAACTTCAGAAGTAATTGAAAATCATTTAAAAATTGGTGAAAACTTCACATTCGCAAACACAAAAAGCAGCGGAATTGCCGATGACGGAATTTACAGCAACGGTATAAGAAGCTTCTTGAACGCCGCTCCAATTGATGCTGCGTATGATGCAAACGGAGATTTTGCGCATTCTGTTATTTCAGCAGATATCAGCAATCCAGTGGGATCATTATATTACAACAACTTCAATCAAACGAAAAACAACCGTTATGTAGGGAACATTTTTGCAGAATTAAAATTCTTAAAAGACTTTACCTATAGAACTAGTTTTGGTGTTGATATGACAGATAGTAATTATCGTTCTTTCAGACCGGTTTATTCACTTTCTTCAAATGATAATAATACTGTTTCGAGCGTAACACAAAGCGCAACGAAATCAATGGGATGGATTTTTGAGAATACACTTCAATACAAAGTAACCATCGCCAATTCTCATAATATTGATGTTTTGGTAGGAACATCGGCTAAAAAAAATACAGCTGATTATATGGAAGGTCAAGGAAGAAACTTAATCTTCGACGATTTTAAACACGCTTATTTAGATAACGCAAAAGATCCTACTTCAAATGTGGTAAAAGGAAATCGTAGAGATTACGCAATTCAGTCTTATTTTGGACGTTTGCTTTACGACTACAACAATAAATATTTATTCTCTGCTACAATTCGTCGTGACGGTTCTTCAGAATTTGGTCCGGATAATAAATATGCAATTTTCCCATCGTTCTCTGCAGGATGGAATTTAGACAAAGAAGCTTTCTTTACAGAAAACAAAGTTTTAAATACATTCAAATTAAGAGCAAGCTGGGGACAAAATGGTAACGACCAGTTTGCGAGAAGATTTGCTTATATGTCAACAGTAAACTCTACCGATAAAACATATCATTTTGGTACTGGAGACGAGACACTTTTGGTAGGTTCAAGCCCAGATCAGCTCGCGAATCGTGACTTAAAATGGGAAACTTCAGAACAGTTAGACTTAGGTTTTGATGCTACTTTATTTACCAATTTTACTTTAACTTTTGATTACTACGATAAGAAAACAAAAGACTGGTTAGTGTTGGCTTCGATTCCAGCATATGCCGGAGCAACTGCACCGTATATCAACGGAGGTGACGTAAGCAACAAAGGTTTTGAGATTGGTTTAGGATACCGCACACATTTTGGAAAAGACTGGAATTTTGGTATCAACGCCAACCTTTCACGTAACCAGAATAAAGTACTTAGAATCGCTAACAACGAAGGAATTATTCACGGAGAAAGTAACGTTTTATTTCAAGGTTTAGATGAGATGAACCGTGTTGAGGTTGGAAAACCAATGGGTTATTTCTACGGATTAAAAACCGACGGAATTTTCCAAAATGCTGCCGAAGTTGCTGCAGGAGTTCAGCCAAATGCACAACCTGGAGACGTTCGTTTTGTGGATTTGAATGGTGATGGAAAAATTGACGCTAATGATAAAACGCAGGTTGGTAATCCAAATCCGGATATTAATTACGGGGTTAATTTAGAATTATCGTACAAAGCTTTTGACTTGTCGATTAATACATACGGTATTGCAGGCGGACAAAACGTATTCGGAATCCACGATTACACACGTGCTTACACCAATAACACAACTGATGTTTTAAACAGATGGACATCTGAAGGAACTTCAAACAGAATTCCAAGAGTAACATACGGAACTGATGCCAACGGAAACTACACGAAATTCTCTGATTTATACATTCAGAATTCAGATTTCTTTAGAATTAAAAATGCAACTATCGGATGTGATTTGACAAAACTAACAAACAAGTTAAGCTTCTTCACAAAATTCAGATTGTATGTTGCCGGAAATAACATTTACACATTTACGAAGTACAAAGGAATGGATCCTGAAATTGGTTTCGGAAACGTAAATCAGTCTTGGGCTAAAGGAATCGATGTTGGATATTATCCACAGCCAAGAACCTATATGATGGGGTTAAATGTTAACTTTTAA
- a CDS encoding RagB/SusD family nutrient uptake outer membrane protein, producing the protein MKRYIKLFALSSVLVLGACSEDFLENEPYTDKVTENFYKTPSDAFEGLVAVYDVLQREAYGGPLLISEQASDDCFGGYGIADAQTDIEWDRFLYVSDKDMNKDVWSNAYLGIYRANVLLENLDRVNWGSTPELKTRYEAEARFLRAHFHFTAAKMFGDIIPLDHTVTTSEFELPRQSPEVTYALIANDLKFAADNLGPENYSQNGNANYGRITKWAAEAYLARTFLFYTGVYNKTDLAGVVTKPQVITYINDAVNNSGHALVPDFANLWLAASFETFAGEDNTEMVWAVRFNGSGKGNWDLHEGNRFQVNIAPRGGAIGKYATGWGGATVNPKLVGEYSATDTRKAASFIDYAGEGLNFNAEAREQRQYTGYSWKKYCPITNAAGVSVVEANGGNFQIDNYQDYAIIRFADVLLMAAELNLESNPALAQTDLNRVRDRAFKNTTNRVTATLDNIMKERQLELALEGLRYFDLLRQGMAKTKAAIDNTTGGSQFAVTFRTETQGWFPLPQSQIILSNGSITQNPGWN; encoded by the coding sequence ATGAAAAGATATATAAAATTATTTGCCCTTTCAAGCGTACTTGTTTTAGGTGCTTGTTCGGAGGATTTTTTGGAAAATGAACCATATACAGATAAAGTAACCGAGAATTTTTATAAAACACCATCTGATGCTTTTGAAGGATTGGTAGCAGTTTATGATGTATTACAGCGTGAAGCATATGGCGGGCCTTTGTTAATTAGCGAGCAGGCTTCTGATGACTGTTTTGGAGGTTATGGTATTGCCGATGCCCAGACAGATATTGAATGGGATCGTTTTCTCTATGTGTCCGATAAAGACATGAATAAAGATGTTTGGTCAAATGCCTATTTAGGAATTTACAGAGCCAATGTTTTATTAGAAAATCTTGACCGTGTAAACTGGGGTTCAACTCCTGAATTAAAAACGCGTTACGAAGCAGAAGCTCGTTTTTTACGAGCGCACTTTCATTTTACAGCAGCTAAAATGTTTGGAGATATTATCCCTCTTGATCATACTGTAACTACAAGCGAGTTCGAATTGCCAAGACAATCACCAGAAGTTACCTACGCATTAATTGCAAACGATTTAAAATTTGCAGCTGATAATTTAGGACCAGAGAATTATTCTCAAAACGGAAATGCAAATTATGGTCGTATTACAAAATGGGCAGCAGAAGCATATTTAGCAAGAACATTTTTATTCTATACAGGCGTTTACAACAAAACAGATTTAGCTGGAGTAGTTACAAAACCTCAAGTAATTACTTATATCAATGATGCTGTAAACAACAGTGGTCATGCATTAGTTCCAGATTTTGCAAACCTTTGGCTGGCGGCTTCTTTTGAAACTTTTGCCGGAGAAGACAATACCGAAATGGTTTGGGCTGTACGTTTTAACGGTTCAGGAAAAGGAAACTGGGATTTACACGAAGGAAACCGTTTTCAAGTTAACATCGCACCTCGTGGTGGTGCAATTGGAAAATATGCAACAGGATGGGGAGGAGCAACAGTAAACCCAAAATTGGTTGGAGAATACAGCGCTACCGATACCAGAAAAGCCGCTTCATTTATTGATTATGCAGGTGAAGGTTTAAACTTTAATGCCGAAGCCAGAGAACAACGTCAGTACACCGGATATTCATGGAAAAAATACTGCCCAATTACCAACGCTGCTGGTGTAAGTGTAGTAGAAGCAAACGGAGGGAATTTCCAAATAGACAACTATCAAGATTATGCCATCATTCGTTTTGCAGATGTATTGTTAATGGCAGCCGAATTGAATTTAGAATCAAATCCAGCTTTAGCACAAACCGATTTAAACAGAGTTCGTGACCGTGCATTTAAAAACACAACGAACCGTGTAACTGCAACGCTGGATAACATTATGAAAGAACGTCAATTAGAATTGGCACTTGAAGGGCTGCGTTACTTCGATTTATTGAGACAAGGAATGGCAAAAACAAAAGCCGCAATTGATAACACAACAGGAGGTTCTCAATTTGCAGTAACCTTTAGAACAGAAACGCAAGGATGGTTTCCATTACCGCAGTCTCAAATAATACTTTCAAATGGCTCGATTACTCAAAATCCGGGTTGGAATTAA
- a CDS encoding glycoside hydrolase family 2 TIM barrel-domain containing protein yields MQIKNKLISRYVLALAGIIFLNSCTKKQDAFVNRKVSFNADWSFHLNDSLVDKDTIGTSTKWRTLDVPHDWSIEGKFDEKSPAGYGGGSLSGGLSWYKKTFKVAAEDSTKITSITFDGVYRNSEVWVNGHYLGKRPNGYIGFQYQISPYLHYGDKNNEIIVKVDNSKQPNSRWYSGSGIFRNVWIETTDKLHVGQWGTYITTPKVTAEKASVNIETRVQNDHLASKKAKIVTTIYKEDSKVTSSSREITLTKKSSILLNERLEVENPILWSDEKPELYTAVTEILVDDKIIDQYKTTFGIRDFKFDLNKGFILNGKQVKIKGVCMHHDLGPLGSAINTRAIERQLEILKEMGVNGIRTSHNPPAPELLDLCDKMGFIVMDEAFDMWKTNKTKYDYANDWDKWHKQDLIDQLRRDRNHPSIFIWSIGNEIPDQWSETGVKIAKELAAIVRLNDKTRPLTAAMNPPVNMNMNEVTLQFEKKNVQINPIAASGVLDLIGYNYAHQTYSHHQENFPKTPFIATETTSGLQTRGYYDAVSDTIKKWPVRWDLKFTEGNPGNTVSSYDQVQAPWGSTHEATWKVVKKYDFLSGMYIWTGFDYIGEPTPYEWPSVSSYFGIVDLAGFPKDVYYMYQSEWTTKDVLHIFPNWNWKAGQTVDIWAYYNNADEVELFVNGKSVGKRAKKGDDLHVMWRIPFEAGTLKVISRKGGKVVLEKEIKTAGNPSQLKLTADRSTIKADKTDLSFVTVDILDANGILAPNANNEINFSLKGNGKIVGVCSGDPVSHESYKGTKHTALAGKCLVIVQSGDKSGRLELTAKANGLKQATIVITAE; encoded by the coding sequence ATGCAGATCAAAAACAAATTAATAAGCCGTTATGTATTAGCACTCGCTGGAATCATTTTTTTGAATTCCTGTACTAAAAAGCAAGATGCATTTGTAAACCGAAAAGTTTCTTTTAATGCAGATTGGAGTTTTCATCTTAATGATAGTTTGGTTGATAAAGATACAATCGGAACCTCCACAAAATGGAGAACTTTAGATGTTCCTCACGATTGGAGCATCGAAGGAAAATTTGACGAAAAAAGTCCTGCCGGTTATGGAGGAGGATCTCTTAGCGGAGGTTTAAGCTGGTACAAAAAAACATTTAAAGTCGCTGCAGAAGACAGCACAAAAATAACTTCAATCACTTTTGATGGCGTTTACCGAAATAGCGAAGTCTGGGTAAACGGCCATTATTTAGGAAAACGTCCAAACGGATATATTGGTTTTCAATATCAAATTTCTCCTTACTTACATTACGGAGACAAAAACAACGAAATAATTGTTAAGGTTGACAATTCAAAACAGCCCAATTCACGCTGGTATTCAGGTTCAGGAATTTTTAGAAATGTTTGGATCGAAACAACAGACAAACTTCACGTTGGACAATGGGGAACGTACATTACAACTCCAAAAGTTACGGCTGAAAAAGCTTCGGTAAATATTGAAACGCGAGTTCAGAATGATCATTTAGCTTCAAAAAAAGCAAAAATTGTAACGACTATTTATAAAGAAGATTCAAAAGTAACGTCATCTTCAAGAGAAATAACTCTTACTAAAAAAAGCAGCATATTACTCAATGAAAGGTTAGAAGTTGAAAATCCAATTTTATGGTCAGATGAAAAACCAGAATTGTACACAGCAGTTACCGAAATTTTAGTTGACGATAAAATCATTGATCAATACAAAACCACTTTCGGAATCAGAGATTTTAAATTCGATTTGAATAAAGGTTTTATTTTGAATGGAAAGCAAGTCAAAATAAAAGGCGTTTGTATGCACCACGATTTAGGTCCGTTAGGATCAGCCATCAATACACGAGCCATTGAACGCCAATTGGAAATCCTGAAAGAAATGGGCGTAAACGGAATCAGAACTTCTCACAATCCTCCCGCTCCAGAACTATTGGATCTTTGCGACAAAATGGGCTTCATTGTAATGGATGAAGCTTTTGATATGTGGAAAACAAATAAGACAAAATACGATTATGCTAATGATTGGGACAAATGGCACAAACAAGATTTAATCGATCAATTGCGTCGCGATAGAAATCATCCAAGTATTTTTATTTGGAGTATCGGAAACGAAATTCCAGATCAATGGAGTGAAACCGGAGTAAAAATTGCAAAAGAATTGGCAGCAATAGTACGTTTAAATGACAAAACGCGTCCGCTTACTGCAGCGATGAATCCGCCAGTCAATATGAATATGAACGAGGTAACGTTGCAATTTGAGAAGAAAAATGTTCAAATTAATCCAATTGCCGCTTCTGGAGTTTTAGATTTAATAGGATACAATTATGCGCATCAAACCTATTCGCATCATCAGGAAAATTTCCCTAAAACACCTTTCATCGCAACCGAAACCACTTCAGGTTTGCAGACAAGAGGATATTACGACGCTGTTTCAGACACAATCAAAAAATGGCCAGTAAGATGGGATCTTAAATTTACAGAAGGAAATCCTGGAAACACCGTTTCGTCCTACGATCAAGTGCAGGCGCCTTGGGGATCAACGCACGAAGCTACTTGGAAAGTGGTGAAAAAATACGATTTTCTTTCTGGAATGTACATTTGGACAGGTTTTGATTATATCGGAGAACCAACACCGTACGAATGGCCATCGGTAAGTTCTTATTTCGGAATTGTCGATTTAGCCGGTTTCCCGAAAGATGTGTATTATATGTACCAAAGCGAATGGACAACTAAAGATGTTCTTCACATTTTTCCGAATTGGAACTGGAAAGCGGGACAAACCGTTGACATTTGGGCTTATTACAATAATGCAGATGAGGTTGAACTTTTCGTAAACGGAAAATCAGTTGGAAAAAGAGCTAAAAAAGGAGATGATTTACATGTGATGTGGAGAATTCCTTTTGAGGCAGGAACATTAAAAGTAATTTCTCGCAAAGGCGGAAAAGTGGTTTTAGAAAAAGAAATCAAAACGGCTGGAAATCCTTCACAATTAAAACTAACTGCCGATAGAAGTACCATCAAAGCAGACAAAACTGATTTGTCTTTTGTAACCGTAGATATTTTGGATGCGAACGGAATTTTAGCCCCAAATGCAAACAATGAAATCAACTTCTCATTAAAAGGAAACGGAAAAATTGTAGGTGTTTGCAGCGGCGATCCAGTAAGCCATGAATCTTACAAAGGAACAAAACATACTGCTTTGGCAGGAAAATGTTTGGTGATTGTTCAATCGGGAGATAAATCTGGAAGATTAGAATTGACCGCTAAAGCGAATGGACTAAAACAAGCCACAATCGTAATTACAGCAGAATAA